In the genome of Catenovulum adriaticum, one region contains:
- a CDS encoding glycosyl hydrolase 115 family protein: protein MLNMLARNANKVLKNNSACLLIALLSFGVISCTDTKPTSLPQSTKVEHLVQSYITTTNTNGTAFPIVSKDGVTPLWVSSQDYSGVLKVAEHLQADIKRVTGKKSVIVQDKASGKTGIIIGTIGKNPLIDQLIASGKIDASQVAGKWDTYALQTVDNPTSDIAQALVIFGSNKRGTIYGMYDLSRNMGVSPWYWWADAPIQKKHNVYVKPGFYTAGEPKVKYRGIFINDENPSLTNWVVENYGSYNHKFYDKVYELILRNRGNFLWPAMWPGPREISAHAFFADDPMNHKLADEYGVVISTTHHEPMMRAADEWYRGDFGPWDYKTNKDFFQEYWRGGIERMGDYESVVTVGMRGDGDTALPGGTQVELMQSIIRDQREIIEDVTGKPAEKTPQVWAIYKEMQDYWDKGTRVAEDITILFCDDNWGNIKSLPKKSDLARSGGFGIYYHFDYVGGPKSYKWANVTQIEKVWEQMNLAYEHGANEIWVVNVGDIKPHELPTSFFLDFAWNPEKIRQDDLPDYYVQWATEQFGSEHASEIANILALYTKFNARRTPEMIDATTYSVEHYREAERITNEYNELLAQAKTLFNKLPKSHRSSFYQLVLFPVESAANLNEMYVAAAKNKFYIDRGASRSANAYADKTKALFYKDEALHEYFHNELEDGKWNHMMAQTHIGHPHWYSPSINSMPAVQYAHTTGKAADIGFHVEYGTIYHFGGVRFDGLKWHYHNRLPQFDPVNDQSYFIEVFNKGAEDLSYKLEPQHPWVKLTKSQGTIATDEKVYVSIDWKQAPQGLEVGEVLLSGAGVEYTILVPIRNEMPKGKGFIENNGVVSIEAAHYQRAQGKNNIKWITIPNYGRTDSAVTVSPSTADTQSLNASTPHLQYTFTLFDNTDIKLDTYLAPTYNFKRGEGLKFAVSIDDKKPQIVNMHETEGVWGKRAGDHAAIETTEHKSLKAGEHTLKIWMIDAGVVFQKFVLDTGGIKTHEVKSKGVFDSPITNKGGLKPSYLGPPMSHYEN from the coding sequence ATACAAATGGAACTGCATTTCCAATAGTTAGCAAAGATGGTGTTACACCACTTTGGGTGAGCTCGCAAGATTATAGCGGGGTGCTTAAAGTTGCCGAACATTTGCAGGCAGACATAAAACGCGTAACTGGTAAAAAAAGCGTAATTGTTCAAGACAAGGCGTCTGGAAAAACTGGCATTATCATAGGTACCATTGGTAAAAATCCGCTAATCGACCAGTTAATTGCTAGTGGCAAAATAGATGCGAGCCAAGTCGCTGGTAAATGGGATACCTATGCGTTACAAACGGTTGATAACCCTACCAGCGATATCGCTCAAGCTTTGGTGATTTTTGGTAGTAATAAGCGTGGCACTATTTATGGCATGTATGATTTGTCACGCAATATGGGGGTCTCGCCTTGGTATTGGTGGGCAGATGCGCCTATTCAAAAAAAACATAACGTATACGTAAAACCCGGCTTCTACACAGCTGGCGAGCCTAAAGTAAAATATCGCGGTATCTTTATAAATGATGAAAATCCATCTTTAACCAATTGGGTGGTTGAAAATTACGGAAGTTATAACCACAAATTTTACGATAAGGTTTATGAACTTATATTAAGAAATCGTGGTAATTTTTTATGGCCGGCAATGTGGCCTGGCCCACGAGAAATATCAGCTCATGCTTTTTTTGCAGATGACCCAATGAATCATAAATTGGCCGACGAATATGGAGTCGTTATTTCAACAACTCATCACGAGCCTATGATGCGTGCTGCAGATGAGTGGTATCGAGGTGATTTTGGCCCTTGGGACTACAAAACCAATAAAGATTTTTTTCAAGAGTATTGGCGCGGTGGTATCGAACGCATGGGTGACTACGAAAGTGTTGTTACAGTAGGTATGCGTGGTGACGGAGACACAGCGTTACCTGGTGGCACTCAAGTTGAACTTATGCAAAGTATTATTCGAGACCAACGTGAAATTATTGAAGATGTAACAGGAAAACCAGCAGAAAAAACGCCACAAGTTTGGGCTATTTATAAAGAGATGCAAGACTACTGGGATAAAGGCACACGGGTAGCTGAAGATATTACAATTTTGTTTTGTGATGATAACTGGGGTAATATTAAGAGTTTACCCAAAAAGTCAGACTTAGCGCGTTCGGGCGGTTTTGGTATATATTATCACTTTGATTATGTTGGGGGGCCTAAATCTTACAAATGGGCGAATGTAACGCAAATCGAAAAAGTTTGGGAGCAAATGAACCTTGCTTATGAACACGGTGCTAATGAAATTTGGGTAGTGAATGTTGGTGATATTAAACCACATGAGTTGCCGACCAGTTTCTTTTTGGATTTTGCTTGGAACCCTGAAAAAATTCGCCAGGACGATTTGCCTGATTATTATGTACAGTGGGCCACAGAGCAATTTGGTTCGGAACATGCTTCAGAAATTGCAAACATTTTAGCGCTATATACTAAGTTTAACGCTCGTCGGACACCTGAAATGATAGATGCCACAACCTATAGCGTTGAGCATTATCGTGAAGCTGAGCGCATTACCAATGAATATAATGAATTGTTAGCGCAAGCTAAAACCCTATTCAACAAACTTCCAAAAAGCCACCGCTCAAGTTTTTACCAATTGGTATTGTTTCCAGTTGAGTCCGCTGCTAATTTAAATGAAATGTATGTAGCTGCTGCAAAGAACAAATTTTACATTGACCGTGGTGCTTCTCGCTCAGCAAACGCTTACGCAGACAAAACTAAAGCTTTATTTTACAAAGATGAAGCGTTGCACGAATATTTCCACAATGAACTGGAAGATGGCAAGTGGAATCACATGATGGCACAAACGCATATAGGCCATCCTCATTGGTATTCTCCGTCAATCAATAGCATGCCAGCTGTTCAGTATGCTCACACCACGGGTAAAGCTGCTGATATTGGTTTTCACGTAGAGTATGGCACCATATATCACTTTGGTGGTGTGCGTTTTGACGGTTTAAAGTGGCATTATCACAACCGTTTACCACAATTTGATCCAGTAAATGATCAGAGCTACTTCATTGAAGTATTCAACAAAGGCGCTGAAGATTTATCCTACAAGCTTGAGCCTCAACATCCATGGGTAAAACTAACTAAGTCGCAAGGTACAATCGCCACCGATGAAAAAGTGTATGTATCAATCGATTGGAAGCAAGCACCTCAAGGACTTGAGGTTGGTGAGGTTTTATTGTCTGGTGCTGGAGTTGAATACACAATTTTAGTGCCGATTCGAAACGAAATGCCAAAAGGTAAAGGTTTTATTGAAAACAACGGTGTTGTATCGATTGAAGCTGCACATTATCAACGCGCACAAGGCAAAAATAACATTAAATGGATCACCATTCCAAACTATGGTCGTACCGATTCTGCAGTAACCGTTTCACCCAGTACAGCCGATACGCAAAGTTTGAATGCATCAACACCGCATTTGCAGTATACCTTTACCTTATTTGATAACACGGATATCAAACTAGACACTTATCTAGCACCTACTTACAACTTTAAACGTGGTGAAGGACTTAAGTTTGCAGTCTCCATTGATGATAAAAAACCACAAATTGTAAATATGCATGAGACCGAAGGCGTTTGGGGTAAAAGAGCAGGGGATCACGCTGCAATTGAAACGACAGAGCATAAAAGTCTTAAAGCAGGTGAACACACATTAAAAATATGGATGATTGATGCAGGCGTCGTATTCCAGAAATTCGTCTTAGATACAGGTGGCATTAAAACACATGAGGTCAAATCTAAAGGCGTATTTGACAGTCCGATCACAAATAAAGGCGGGCTAAAACCCAGCTATCTCGGCCCACCTATGAGTCATTATGAAAATTAG